Within Roseisolibacter agri, the genomic segment GTTGCCGCTCGTGTCGCGGCTGAAGATCCTCGCCGGGTGCGACATCGCGGACCGGCTGCGGCCGCAGGACGGGCGGGCGCGCGTGCGCGTCGCCGCCGGTGTCGTGGACCTGCGGCTGTCGACGCTGCCCGCGGCGCGCGGCGAGAACGTCGTGCTGCGCCTGCAGGCGCCCGAGGCCGCGCCGGGGACGTTCGAGGCGCTGGGCTTCTCCAGCGGCGACGCGGCGCGCGTGGCGCAGCTGCTGGACGCGCGCGAGGGGCTCGTGCTGGTGACCGGGCCGACGGGCTCCGGCAAGACGACCACGCTCTACGCGGCGCTGGGGCGCATCCTGGCGCGCGGCGGCGTGAACGTCGTGACGGTCGAGGATCCCGTCGAGCGGCGGCTGCCGGGCGTCGTGCAGGTGCAGGTGAACGAGCGCACCGGGATGACGTTCGCGACCGCGCTGCGCGCGATCCTGCGGCAGGACCCGGACGTCGTGCTGGTGGGCGAGGTGCGCGACCGCGAGACGGCGGCGATCGCCGCGCAGGCCGCGCTCACGGGGCACCTCGTCCTGGCGACGCTGCACACCATCGACGCGGCGAGCGCGGTGACGCGCCTGGCCGATGTCGGCGTGGAGCCCAGCACGGTGGCCGCGGCGCTGCGCGGCGTGGTGGCGCAGCGGCTCGTGCGCCGGCTGTGCGGGAGCTGTCGGCGGCCGCGCGCGGCTGGATGGCGTGACGCGCGCCTGCGTGGCGTCGCGCCGGAGGGCGACGCGTGCTGGGTGGCGGCGGACATCGGCAACACGTGCGCGGCGTGCGGCGGCGCCGGGTACCGCGGGCGGCTCGCGCTGGTGGAGGTGCTGCGGGCCGGCGGGACCATCACGCGCCGCATCGCCGACGGGGCGGATGCGCCGTCGCTGGCGCACGCCGCGCACGCGCTCGGGATGACCACGCTGTGGGAGAGCGGCGCGGCCGCGGTGCGCGCCGGCGCGACGAGCGCCGAGGAGCTGCTGCGCGTCCTGGATCCGCCCGTGGAGCGCGTGGCGCCGGCCGCGGCACCGCACGCCGTGGGCGCTCCGGTCGGCGCGGCCACCGCACGTGTCGCGGAGCAACAGGTGACGCGGCCCGTGGAGCGCGAGCGGACCGTCGAGGCGCCGGCGCCGCTCCCCGATCTCGACGACACGTTCGAGCTGCTGCCGCTCGCGACGCGCTGCCGTCCGCCGTCGCCCGCGCCGCCAGCGTGACGCCGCCGGTTACGCACCCGTGGACAGGAGGCTAACTCTCGCGCGTGACCATCCTCACCAACAAGGCGGCGCGATGAGCGCCGGTCCCGAGCTGCGCGTCGGCGTCGTGGACGTCTACGTCGTGCATCCACGCCCCGGCGCGTGGCAAGTGCTCGTGCTGCGCCGCGCCGCGCAGGGCACGCGCTGCCCACTCGCGTGGGAGGCCGTGCACGGCCGCATCGAGCCGGGCGAGCGCCCCGAGCAGGCCGCACTGCGCGAGGTCGCGGAGGAGACGGGGCTCGCCGTCGAGCGCCTGTACAACGTGACGACGCAGGCGTTCTACCTGCACGGCATGGGCAGCGTGCAGGTGGCGGTCGCGTTCTGCGCGTTCGTCGCGGCGGCGGACGCACCGACGCTCGGTCCCGAGCACGGCGAGTTCGCGTGGCTGTCGCCCGAGGACGCGCGCGCGCGCCTCGCGTGGCCGCGCGAGCGCGAGGCGCTCGACCACGTGCTGCACCTGCTGGGTGGCGGCGATGCGGGACCGCTGGAGGACGTGCTGCGGGTCGTGTGACCTGCAGCGTCGAGCGGCGAGCGTCGAGCGTCGAGAGAGGCCCGCGCGGGAGCAGAGGACTGCGTGGAAATGCAGGCCACGCCCCGAGGCGAGTGAGCGCCGAGCGCCGAGCAGGTGCTCGCGCGACGACTTAGGGCGGGGCGCGGCGGGGGCGGGCGGAGGCGACCTGCGACCGTAGCAAGGAGACCCGATGCGCGGAGCGCGATCGGGGCTCCGCAGCGCAAGGTCGCCGGGAGCCGGAGCCCGTGCCCGCCGCGCCCCGCAGCGCACCGATCCCGTACGACAGGAATCGGCGCGCCAGACCAGATCAATCGCGCGACTTCTCGCGGGCGGCGGCCGAGACCCACGCCTCCTCGCGAGGCGCGTTGGGCTTGACGACGATGCTCTTCGCCGGGATCCCCACGTTCACGTGGTAGGGACGCACGTCCTTCGTCGCCACCGCGCACGCGCCCACCATCCCCTGCTCGCCGACGTGCACGCCCGCGAGCACCGTCGCGTGGTACGTCACGCGCACGCCGTCGCCGAGGACCGTCGTGACGTTCGTGACGTCGCGCTGCTCGACGATGCTGTGCGTGTGGCTGTAGACGTTCGCGTAGTCCGAGATCGAGACCTTGTTGCCGAGCACGATCCCGCCGCGGTCGTCGAGGAGGACGTGGCGGTGGACGACGACGTCGTCGCCGACCTCCATGTTGTAGCCGAACGAGAACTCGACGTGCTGGAAGCACTTGAAGTTGGCCCCGCAGCGGCGGAAGATCAGCGGCGCCAGCAGCCGGCGGAGCCGCACGCCGAGCTCCACGTGCTGGCCGCCGAGCGGTGAGCGGTCGAACGAGTACCAGAGCCAGAGCAGCGGCTTGACCGGCTGGAACTGCGCGTCGTCGCAGTCGGCGTAGTACTCGGGCTCCAGGGTGACGTTGCGCGGGTCGAGCGCGGAGAGCGCGAGCCGCGTCCCGAGCGGGATCGACTCGTCCACGAGCGCCTCCTCCAGCCGCGGCGCGAAGCCCGGGTAGAGCAGCTCGGCCAGCGTGTCGCGGCAGATGACCGCGCGCGCGTCGGGCGTGTCCGCGCCGGGGGCGTGCAGCCGCTCGGCCAGCCGGTCGAGCCAGGCGTCGGCGAGGGCGGCGGCGGGGCGGGGCGGCAGGCTGCGCAGCGGAAGGAAGGCCATCGGTCGGAGCCGGTCGGAGCGGTGGGCGTCGGGCGGACAGGGGACGCGCCCAAGGTAGCGCGGAAGGCGCAGGCGCGGGGCGGCGCGCGCGTGTCACGATCCGGCGCAGGCGCGCGAATCAATCCCGAATGGAATTGACGGGATTCGGTGGCCTGGGTACCATACCCGCCATTCCGAGTCACCCTGTCGGGATTCCCCTGTCGGGATTCTCCTGCCGGGATTCTCCCGCGCTCCTCGATCGCTCTCCCGTGCGTACTCTCGTCGTCTGTGGGCTGTGCTGCGCCGCCGGGCTGACCACCGCCCTGCCGGCCGCCCTGCGCGCCGCGCCGTCCGTCCTCCAGGGCCCGCAGGCCGCGGTGGCCGACACCGCCGCCACCGTGCGCCTCGACATCCCCGTCCAGCCGCTCGCCGACGCCCTCGCGGCGCTCGCGCGGCAGACCGGGCTCCGCCTGAAGGTCGAGGCGCCGCTCGCCGGCCTCCGCGCCGGCCCGGTCGTCGGCACCATGACGCCGGCCGAGGGGCTGCGCCGGCTGCTCGCGGGCTCCGGGCTCGCCGTGCGCTTCGCCGACGCTGGATCGGCCATCGTCGTGGCCGCGGGCGCCGCGCCCGTCGCTGGCAAGGCCGACGGCTACGCCCTCGGGCGTGTCCTCGTGACCGGCGAGGCTGCCCGCCGGCGCGGCTATGTGGCCTCGCGCACCCGGACGGCCACGAAGACCGACACGCCGCTGCGCGACACGCCGCAGGCCGTGACCGTCGTCTCGCGCGACCTCATCGCCGACCAGGCGATGCAGGGCATGCAGGATCTCGCGCGCTACGTGCCCGGCGTGACGATGGGGCAGGGCGAGGGGCACCGCGACGCGCCGACGATCCGCGGCAACAGCTCGACCGCGGACTTCTTCGTCGACGGCGTGCGCGACGACGCGCAGTACTTCCGCGACCTGTACAACGTCGAGCGCGTGGAGGCGCTGAAGGGCGCGAACGCGATGATCTTCGGGCGCGGCGGCGGCGGCGGCGTGATCAACCGCGTGAGCAAGGAAGCGCAGTGGGCGCCGACGCGCGCGCTGACGCTCACCGGCGGCGCGTTCGACCAGCGCCGCGGCGCGGTGGACGTCGGCCAGGGCTTCGGCACCGCCGTCGCCGCGCGCGTGAACGGCATGTACGAGCGCGCCGGCGGCTTCCGCGACCGGGCGGACCTGACGCGCTTCGGCGTCAACCCTACGCTCGCGCTGACCGCGGGCGCGCGCACGGTCGTACGCCTGGGGTACGAGTGGTTCGGCGACGACCGCAACGTCGACCGCGGCGTGCCGTCGTTCCGCGGCGCGCCGTCGGGCGGCGACCCGACGACGTTCTTCGGCAACCCGGACTCGAGCTACTCCGCGCTGCGCGTGCACGCCGGCACGATGACGGTCGACCACGAGGCCGGCCGCGGCGTGACGGTGCGCAACCGCACGCGCTGGGCGCGCTACGACAAGTTCTACCAGAACGTCTTCCCGGGCGCGGTGAACGCCGCCGGGACGCAGGTCGCGCTCTCGGCCTACGCCAACGCGACCGACCGCGCGAACCTGTTCAACCAGACGGACGTCACCTGGGCGGTGTCGACGGGGCGCGTGCGCCACACGCTGCTGGCGGGCGCGGAGCTCGGACGGCAGGCGAGCGACAACTACCGCGAGACGGGCTACTTCGGCGGCACCGCGACGTCGACGAGCGTGCCGTTCGCCAGCCCGACGGTGAGCATCCCGGTGACGTTCCGACAGAGCGCGACCGACGCCGACAACCGTGCGACGACGACGGTCGCCTCGGCGTACGTGCAGGACCAGGTCGCGCTGACGTCGCAGCTGCAGGCGGTCGTCGGCCTGCGCGCCGAGCGCTTCGACATCCGCTTCCAGAACCACCGCAACGGGCAGACGCTGCGTCGCGACGACCGCATGCTGTCGCCGCGCGCGGGGCTCGTCTACAAGCCGATGGAGCCGGTGTCGGTGTACGGCTCGTACGGCGTCTCCTTCCTCCCCAGCTCGGGCGACCAGTTCTCGTCGCTCACCGCGACCACGCAGACGCTGGAGCCCGAGCGCTTCCGCAACCGCGAGCTGGGCGCGAAGTGGGACGTGAATCGCGACCTCGCGCTCACGGGCGCGATCTTCCGCCTCGACCGCACGAACACGTCGGCGCCCGATCCGACGGACCCGACGCGCACGGTGCAGACGGGCAGCCAGCGCACGACGGGCTGGGAGCTGGGCCTCACGGGCCAGCTGACGGACCGCTGGCAGGTCGCCGGTGGCTACGCCGCGCAGCGCGCCGAGATCGTGAGCACGACGGCGGCGGCGAAGGCGGGGCAGACGGTCGCGCTGGTGCCGCGCGAGACCTTCTCGCTCTGGAACCGCGTGCGCGTCGCCCCGATCCTCTCGGCCGGCCTGGGCGTCGTGCAGCAGGCGAAGATGTACGCCGCGATCGACAACGCGGTGACGCTGCCCGGCTTCACGCGCGTGGACGGCGCGCTGTTCCTCTCGCTCGGCGCCCACGCGCGCGCGCAGCTGAATGTCGAGAACCTGCTCGACGCGCGCTACTACGCGACGTCGCACGGGAACAACAACATCATGCCCGGCGCGCCCCGCACGCTGCGCCTCACGCTCAGCACCGGGTTCTGAGCTCTGCGCTCGCGTGAACGCGCCCGCTCGTCCGTCGGGACGGGCGGGCGCGTTGGCGTTCAGGGCTCCGTGTGTGGCCCGAGGGCGGGTGGGAGCCCGCCGGCTCCGGCCGATCGCGGCCGCGGCGGAGCCGCCGCGCGCCCTGGGCGCGCGCGTCTCCTTGCTGCGATCGGAGCGTCGCTCGGCGATCTCCCACCCGCCCTCGGGCCCGAGGCGTGAGTGGTTCGCACACACCCTCGGCTGACGGGGGCGGCCGCGTCATGCCTGCGGCGTCGCGCACGGCGCGTGCGCATTCCGCGCCCGGCTCCCACGATCGAGCCTGGCGTGGAACGAACATGCGTGGGCACAGGCGACCTGCGACCGTAGCAAGGAGACCCGACGCGGAGCGATCTGGGGCTCCGCAGCGCAAGGTCGCTGGGAGCCGACGCCCACGCATGTTCGTTCCGCGCGGCGCACCGAGACCTCGCCCGGCGACGCCCGAGACCTAGCGGGGGCGCGGCGTTGCTGCGGCGGGCGCGGCGCTCGAACGGCCGGCGCGTGAGCGCACCAGGGCGCGCTCGCGCTCGACGCGGGGGAGGATCTGCCCGCTCCAGGTCGTGCCGTCCCGCGTGGTCTCGACGGTGAGCTCCAACGGCTGGTTCAGGTCCAGCGACCCGTCGAACACGTACAGCGCGCTCTGCACGTCGCGCTGCTGCAGCCGCTGCTCGCCGAAGCCGCGCGTCACCGGCACGACGTCCAGCGGGCGGAACTCGCGGCCCGCGTTCGTGAGGATCACCTCGAATGGGGAGAAGCGCGCCTCGCCCTGCTCGCGGCCGAAGAACGACACGTACCACACGCTGTAGCGCGGGTAGCGGTAGCGCTGGGCGATCGAGTCGAGCGCGACACGGCGGCTCGCCTGCAGGTCGCGCATCGCGCGGTACGAGTCGGGCGCGAGCAGGCGGATGAAGCTCTCATCCAGCGGCAGCAACTGCACCGTCGTGCCGCCCACGAGCGAGACGCGCACCGCGAGGTCCTGCTGCCGCAGCGTGCCGAAGCCCGGCGGCAGCAGCGTGGCGGTGCTCGTGTCGCCCGCCAGTGCGCCGCGCGTTGCCGGTGCGGGCGCCGCGCCGGGCGCGCCGGCGGTGCCCGCGCATGCCGACGCACCGATCGTCAACGCGAGCGCGCCGAGTCGTCGGACCGTCTCGCGCGTCACGGCGCCTCGTCCTCGCGGCGCGGCGCGTCCGTCGGCACCGCGTCGTCATCCTCGCTCGCGGGCGCCGGCTCCGGCTCGCGCCACGCGGGCTGCGCGACCAGGTCCGCGATCGCCGACGCGAGCTCGTCGCGGCCCTCGCCCGTCACCGCGCTGAACGGGATGATCTGCGATTCCTCCATCCCCAGCGCCGCCGCCGTCGCGAGCACGCGCGCGGACGCTTCGGCGCGCTTCATCTTGTCGACCTTGGTGGCGACGATGATCGTCGGCACCTCGATCTCGCTCAGGAAGTCGAGCATCTGCAGGTCGTCGCCGCTCGGGTCGTGGCGCACGTCGAGCAGCTGCACCACGCCCTGCAGGCGCGGGCTGTGGCGCAGGAAGCCCTCGATCAGCGGGCGCCACTCGGCCTTCCGCTCCTTCGAGATGCGCGCGTAGCCGTAGCCCGGCAGGTCGACGAGCGCGAACTGCCCGTTGACGTCGAAGAAGTGGATCTCGCGCGTGCGGCCCGGCGTGTTGCTGACGCGCGCCCATCCCTTGCGGCGCACCAGCTTGTTGATGAGCGACGACTTGCCGACGTTCGAGCGGCCGCTGAACGCGACCTCGGGCAGCCGCGGCTCGGGGCGCCAGCCGTCGGGCGACGACATCGGGCCCAGGTAGTCGAGCCGGCGGATCACCAGCGGGTCGGCGCTCATGCGTTCTCCTGGCGGGGCGCGTCGAGCGCCACGGTGGGGCGGCGCGACGGCTTGCGCGTCCGCGTCTCTGGCGTGCGCGGCTCGGGCGTGCGCGCCGTCTCGCGCCGCCGCGCCCGCGTCGCGCGATCGGGCGTGACGGCGTCGCGCGCGACCGGTGCCGCCGCGGGCTGCGCGCGCAGTGCGACGGCCAGCACGTCGTCCATCGTCGCGACGGGATGCCACGTGACGCCGGCGCGCACGTCGGCCGGCAGCTCGTCGAGCGCGCGCGCGTTGCCACGCGGCACGACGACGTGCGCCACGCGATGGCGATGCGCCGCGACGCCCTTCTCCTTCAACCCGCCGATCGGCAGCACGCGGCCGCGCAGCGTCAGCTCGCCGGTCATCGCGACGTCGCCGCGCACCGGCACGCCGGTGAGCGCGCTCACGAGCGCGGTCGCGATCGTGATGCCCGCCGACGGGCCGTCCTTCGGCGTCGCGCCCGCGGGGATGTGCACGTGCACGTCGCGCGTGCGGTGGAACTCCGGGTCGACGCCGATCGCGGCCGCGCGTGCGCGCACCCAGCTCACCGCGGCGCTCGCGCTCTCCTTCATCACATCGCCCAGCGTGCCGGTGAGCTGCACGCGGCCGCGGCCGGGCACAACGCTCACCTCGACCTCCAGCAGCTCGCCGCCGGCGGCCGTGTACGCGAGCCCGTTGCACACGCCCACCTTGTCCTCCAGCGACGCGGCATCGTCGTCGAACGGCGCGGCGCCGAGCAGGGACGGCAGGTCGGCCGTCGTGACGGCCAGCGGTGCGGGCGCACTCGGCGCCGGCTTCGGGCGGCCGCGCTTCGGTGCCGGCTTCGTCTCCGTGAGCGCTTCCGCGCGGCGCCGCGCGAGCTTGCGCGCCACGCGCCCCACGCGCCGCTCCAGGTCGCGCACGCCCGCCTCGCGCGTCCAGCCGCGCACGATCGCCGGCAGCACGTCGGGCGCGAGCGTCACCATCGCGGGATCGAGCCCGCACTCGCGCAGCTGCCGGGGTACCAGGAAGCGCTCGGCGATCGCCAGCTTCTCGGGCTCCAGGTAGCCGGGGATGCGCACGATCTCGAGGCGGTCGCGCAGCGGCTCGGGGATCTGCGACAGCCCGTTCGCCGTCGTCACGAACAGCACGCGCGACAGGTCGTACTCGACCTCGACGAAGTGGTCGCTGAACGCGTCGTGCTGCTCGGGATCGAGCACCTCCAGCAGCGCCGCCGCGGGATCGCCGCGCCAGTCGCTCCCCATCTTGTCGATCTCGTCGAGCAGCATCACCGGATCGACCATGCCCGCGCGCCGCATCGCCTGCAGGATGCGCCCCGGCATCGCGCCGACGTAGGTGCGGCGGTGCCCGCGGATCTCGGCCTCGTCGCGCACGCCGCCGAGCGAGACGCGGACGAACGGGCGGCCCGTGGCGCGCGCGATGGAGCGCGCGAGCGACGTCTTGCCGACGCCCGGCGGTCCCACGAGGCAGAGCACCGGCGGACGCGGCTCGTCGCGGCCCGCGTCGTCGTCGCGCTGCCGCAGCGCGAGCACCGCGAGGTGGTCGAGGATGCGCTCCTTCACGTCCTCGAGCCCGTGGTGGTCGGCGTCGAGCGCGGCGCGCGCGGCGCGCAGGTCCACCGGCGCGTCGGGCGCGACGGCGCGCGTGTGCCACGGCAGCGCGAGCAGCCAGTCGAGGTAGCTGCGCACGACGGTCGCCTCGGGCGACGTGGGCGCCATGCGCCGCAGCCGCCGCACCTCGCGCAGCGCGCGCTCCTCGGTGGCCGCGGGCAGCCGCGCCTCGCGCACCGACGCCTCCAGCGCCGCGACGTCGTCGCCGTCGTCGTGCCCCAGCTCGTGGTGGATCGCCTTCAGCTGCTCGGTGAGCCAGAACTCGCGCTGGTGCTGCGACACGGCGCCGCGCACGCGCTCGTCGATCGAGTGCCCGAGCCGCAGCAGCACGGCCTCGCCCGCGATCGCCTCCGCGAGCCGCGCCAGCAGCGCGGCCAGGTCGGGCGCCTCGAGCAGCGCCTGCCGCGCGTCGACCTTCACGTCCAGGTGCGCGGCGATTCCCCACGCCTGCCGCTCCAGCGACGGCGCCTCGCGCACCACGGCCACGACCTCGGGCGGGATGCGGCGCTGCAGCGCGACGTAGTCCTCGAACGCCGCCAGCAGGTGCGTCGCCGCCGCGCGGCGCGCGTCGTCCTCCTCCTCCCCCTCGGTCACGGTGGGGAAGGGGACCACCGCCGCGCGCAGCGCGCCGCCCGCGTTCCCCGGCACGGCCTCGATGCCCGTCACGCGCACGCGCGACAGCGCCTCGACCAGCACCTTCACCGAGCCGTCGGGCAGTCGGCTCAGATGCTCGACGCGCGCGACGACGCCCACGTGGTGCAGGTCGTCGGGCCCGGGGACGTCGGTCGTCGGGTCGCGCTGCGCCAGCAGCGCCAGCTGCCGCCCGCCCTGCGCCGCCAGCTCGACGGCCGCGAGCGACGCGGCCCGGCCGACGAGGAGGGGCGTCGCGACGGAGGGAAAGACGATTACGTCGCGCAGCGGGACGACGGGAAGCAGCTCGCTCATACCGCCAATCTAGCGTGCCTTCGAGTCTGCCGGCTCAGCCCGCGCCCACCCGCTCACGCCGCGCCACCTGGTGGTCGCGCGGGCAGCCCGTGCGCCTCTCGGGCCTGCGTCGCACGCGGGCCTCGCTCGCACGCCCGCGCACTTCGGTTGCGCGCCCGCCTGCCGACGCGACGGAGGTTGGGGCCGGGTGGGGCGAGGGGGATCGCCGAGCGACCTGAAAATGGCGCGTGCGGAGATCCGACGCGCGCCGCGCCGTCGGGGCTCCGCCGCGCCATTTTCCGAGCCGGCGACGCCCCCTCGCCCCATCCGGCCACGAGCCCAACCCAACCGAGCCCCCGAAACGCAGAACGCCCGCCCCGCAGCGAGCGAGGGCGGGCGTCCACGACGAGCGAGCCGCGAACGACTCAGGCCTCCTTCTTCACGCGCTTGGGGGCCAGCTCGATCAGCGGCGGCGCGCCGTGCGTGATGCACCCCTCCGTGACCTTGACCTCGACCACGTCCTCCCGCGTCGGCAGGTCGAACATCACGTCCAGCAGCGACTCCTCGAGGATCGCCCGCAGGCCGCGCGCGCCGGTGCCGCGCTTGAGCGCCTTCGCCGCCACCGCGCGCAGCGCGCTCTCCTCGAACGTGATCTTCACGCTCTCCAGGTCGAAGAGCTTCGCGTACTGCTTCGTGAGCGCGTTCTTCGGCTCCTTGAGGATGCGCACCAGCGCGTCCTCGTCGAGCGCCTCGAGCGGCACCGCGACCGGCAGGCGGCCCACCAGCTCGGGGATCAGGCCGTAGCGCAGCAGGTCCTCCGGCTCGACCTCCTCGAACGGGTTCTTCGACTTGGCCTTCGCCTCGGCGTCGGGCTTGCCCGTGAAGCCGATCTGCCGGCGGCCGACGCGCGCCTCGATGATCTTCTCCAGCCCGTCGAACGCGCCGCCGCACACGAAGAGGATGTCCTTCGTGTTGATCTGGATGTACTCCTGCTGCGGGTGCTTGCGGCCGCCCTGCGGCGGCACGCTGGCGACGGTGCCCTCGAGGATCTTGAGCAGCGCCTGCTGCACGCCCTCGCCGCTGACGTCGCGCGTGATCGACGGGTTCTCGCTCTTGCGCGCGATCTTGTCGATCTCGTCGATGTAGACGATGCCGCGCTCGCACTCGGCGACGTTGAAGTCGCCCGCCTGCAGCAGCCGCACGAGGATGTTCTCGACGTCCTCGCCGACGTAGCCCGCCTCGGTCAGCGTCGTCGCATCCGCGATCGTGAACGGCACGTCGAGGATGCGGGCGAGCGTCTGCGCCAGCAGCGTCTTGCCGACGCCGGTGGGGCCCACGAGCAGGATGTTCGACTTGTCGAGCTCCACCTCGTCGTCGCGGACGCTGGCGGAGTTGATGCGCTTGTAGTGGTTGTAGACCGCGACCGCGAGCGCCTTCTTCGCGCGCTCCTGGCCGATCACGTACTGGTCGAGGACGTCCTTGATCTCGGTGGGCGTCGGGACCTGGGTGATCGCCTCGGCGACCTCACGCTCCTCGTCCTCGGCCAGGATCTCGTTGCAGAGGGCGATGCACTCGTTGCAGATGTAGACGCTCGGGCCGGAGATGAACTTCCGGACCGAGTCCTTCGACTTTCCGCAGAACGAGCAGCGCAGGTGTTTGTCGTGCGACATGGCGGCTGGGGCGGAGCGGGAGCGGCGGTGGACGAGGTGCGGGAGGCGGGGAGCACCTCGGCGACACCGGACGGCCCCCACGGACACGTAATAGTCTCGGTCGCGGACGGTCAAGCATGAGTGCCGCGCGCCCGCGCGGCCGCGACTGACCGCGTGCGCAGGCAAGGATCGATCGTGTACGGACTTCCGTGCACGGACCCCTGACGCGCGTCCCGCGAACGAGGCACTGGGGACCGCGCGCCCGCAAGGCCTTGCACGGGCGCGCGGGGGCGGCACGGGGTCCGTGGTGACGCGCGCCGCGCCGTGCGTGACGGCGCGGGCGTCGGTCGGCGCGGGTCGGCGCCGCGGCGCCACCGGCGAGGCGGCGCGTGCTGGTGCGCTCTCCGGGACGCACATGGGGCCCGGCCGCCGAGCTCTGCGGCCGGGCCCCACGCGCGCCGGACGGCGCTGGTCAGTGACGGATCAGGTGCTCGTGACGGTCGGCTGCGCCGACGCCTCGACGATCTCGCCGCGCGTCGTCACGATGTTGTCGACGATCCCGTACTCCTTCGCCTCGTCCGCCGACATGTAGCGGTCGCGGTCGAAGTCGCGCTCGATGCGCTCGGTCGGCTGGCCGGTGTGCTTGGCCATGAGCTCGTTCATCTTCGTGCGGAGATACAGGATCTCGCGCGCCGCGATCTCGATGTCCGCCGCCGTGCCCTGCGACCCGCCCGAGGGCTGGTGCATCATGATGCGCGCGTGCGGCAGCGAGAAGCGCTTGCCCTTCGCGCCGCCGGCCAGCAGGAAGCAGCCCATGCTCGCCGCCATGCCCATGCAGATCGTGCTCACGGGCGACGACAGGTGCTGCATCGTGTCGTAGATCGCGAGCCCCGCGCTCACGCTGCCGCCCGGGGAGTTGATGTACAGGTGGATGTCCTTCCCCGGGTTGTCCGCCTCGAGGAAGAGCAGCTGCGCGATGATGATGTTGGCGACGTCGTCGTTGATCGGCGTGCCGAGGAAGACGATGCGATCGAGCAGCAGGCGCGAGAAGATGTCGTACGTCCGCTCGCCGCGGCTGGAGCGCTCGATGATGTAGGGCGTGTAGATCGTGGGCATGGGCTCGTCGTCGTCGTCGTGGTCCAGGGTCGGCATGAGCGCCTCACTGCGCAATCGACGCGTCGGGCGGGCGGTTCCGCAACTCCCCCGAACGGGCAACAGCCCCTCCGGGAGGTCGGACCGCACGCGCGCATCGTGCACGCGCGCGCGGCCCCCGACGACCATCTCTTACCCCAGCGTGTTCCGCGCCTTGAGCCAGTCGAACACCTTGCGCTCGGTGATGCCGTGCTCGATCTCGTTCAGCCGGTTCGCCTTCTGCAGCGCCGCGTAGATCTGGCCCGGGTCGACGTTGCGCGCCTGCGCCATCGTCTGCACTTCCTCGTCCACGTCCGCCTCGGTCGCGCTCAGCCCATGCTGCTTGGCGAGCGAGTCGACGACCATGTCGCGGCGCACCTGGCGCTCCGCGATCGCGCGGAACTCCTGCGCGAAGCGGTCGTGGTCCGCCTCGGGGATCTGGTACGCCTGCGCGTAGCTCTGCGTCAGCTGCTTCACCCAGCTCGGCGGGATCTCGAACTGGTTCGCGTCGATGATCGCGTCCAGCAGCTTGGCGCGCGTCTCCGCGTCGGCCTCGCGCGTCGCGTTCGCCTGCAGGTCCTCGCGCACGGCGGCCGTCAGCGCGTCCACCGAGTCGAAGTCGCCCAGCTCGCGCGCGAACGCGTCGTCCATCACGGGCGCCGTCTTGCGCTTCACCTCCTTCACCGTGACGCGCGAGAGCTTGCTCGCGCCGCGCTGCGCCTCGTCGGGGAAGTCGTCCGGCCACTTCACGGCGCGCTCCACGGTCTGGCCGGGCGCGGCCTCCATGATCAGCTCCTCGATCCCCGGGATCGCCTGCTGCTGGCCGATCGTGATGCGGTACTCCTTGCCGGCCGGCATCGTCCCGTCCTCGTCGGCCGTCGCCAGCTCCACCGTCACCATGTCGCCCGGCGCCGGCTTCTCCTCGACGGGCG encodes:
- the yihA gene encoding ribosome biogenesis GTP-binding protein YihA/YsxC; translation: MSADPLVIRRLDYLGPMSSPDGWRPEPRLPEVAFSGRSNVGKSSLINKLVRRKGWARVSNTPGRTREIHFFDVNGQFALVDLPGYGYARISKERKAEWRPLIEGFLRHSPRLQGVVQLLDVRHDPSGDDLQMLDFLSEIEVPTIIVATKVDKMKRAEASARVLATAAALGMEESQIIPFSAVTGEGRDELASAIADLVAQPAWREPEPAPASEDDDAVPTDAPRREDEAP
- a CDS encoding GspE/PulE family protein; translation: MSTRRPPPPAPPRAPVTTERAAADVVRLVERLVEDALRAGASDVHVETGEDAVRVRHRVDGVLRSVETLPRDVGLPLVSRLKILAGCDIADRLRPQDGRARVRVAAGVVDLRLSTLPAARGENVVLRLQAPEAAPGTFEALGFSSGDAARVAQLLDAREGLVLVTGPTGSGKTTTLYAALGRILARGGVNVVTVEDPVERRLPGVVQVQVNERTGMTFATALRAILRQDPDVVLVGEVRDRETAAIAAQAALTGHLVLATLHTIDAASAVTRLADVGVEPSTVAAALRGVVAQRLVRRLCGSCRRPRAAGWRDARLRGVAPEGDACWVAADIGNTCAACGGAGYRGRLALVEVLRAGGTITRRIADGADAPSLAHAAHALGMTTLWESGAAAVRAGATSAEELLRVLDPPVERVAPAAAPHAVGAPVGAATARVAEQQVTRPVERERTVEAPAPLPDLDDTFELLPLATRCRPPSPAPPA
- a CDS encoding acyltransferase, with amino-acid sequence MAFLPLRSLPPRPAAALADAWLDRLAERLHAPGADTPDARAVICRDTLAELLYPGFAPRLEEALVDESIPLGTRLALSALDPRNVTLEPEYYADCDDAQFQPVKPLLWLWYSFDRSPLGGQHVELGVRLRRLLAPLIFRRCGANFKCFQHVEFSFGYNMEVGDDVVVHRHVLLDDRGGIVLGNKVSISDYANVYSHTHSIVEQRDVTNVTTVLGDGVRVTYHATVLAGVHVGEQGMVGACAVATKDVRPYHVNVGIPAKSIVVKPNAPREEAWVSAAAREKSRD
- a CDS encoding NUDIX domain-containing protein; amino-acid sequence: MSAGPELRVGVVDVYVVHPRPGAWQVLVLRRAAQGTRCPLAWEAVHGRIEPGERPEQAALREVAEETGLAVERLYNVTTQAFYLHGMGSVQVAVAFCAFVAAADAPTLGPEHGEFAWLSPEDARARLAWPREREALDHVLHLLGGGDAGPLEDVLRVV
- a CDS encoding TonB-dependent siderophore receptor codes for the protein MRTLVVCGLCCAAGLTTALPAALRAAPSVLQGPQAAVADTAATVRLDIPVQPLADALAALARQTGLRLKVEAPLAGLRAGPVVGTMTPAEGLRRLLAGSGLAVRFADAGSAIVVAAGAAPVAGKADGYALGRVLVTGEAARRRGYVASRTRTATKTDTPLRDTPQAVTVVSRDLIADQAMQGMQDLARYVPGVTMGQGEGHRDAPTIRGNSSTADFFVDGVRDDAQYFRDLYNVERVEALKGANAMIFGRGGGGGVINRVSKEAQWAPTRALTLTGGAFDQRRGAVDVGQGFGTAVAARVNGMYERAGGFRDRADLTRFGVNPTLALTAGARTVVRLGYEWFGDDRNVDRGVPSFRGAPSGGDPTTFFGNPDSSYSALRVHAGTMTVDHEAGRGVTVRNRTRWARYDKFYQNVFPGAVNAAGTQVALSAYANATDRANLFNQTDVTWAVSTGRVRHTLLAGAELGRQASDNYRETGYFGGTATSTSVPFASPTVSIPVTFRQSATDADNRATTTVASAYVQDQVALTSQLQAVVGLRAERFDIRFQNHRNGQTLRRDDRMLSPRAGLVYKPMEPVSVYGSYGVSFLPSSGDQFSSLTATTQTLEPERFRNRELGAKWDVNRDLALTGAIFRLDRTNTSAPDPTDPTRTVQTGSQRTTGWELGLTGQLTDRWQVAGGYAAQRAEIVSTTAAAKAGQTVALVPRETFSLWNRVRVAPILSAGLGVVQQAKMYAAIDNAVTLPGFTRVDGALFLSLGAHARAQLNVENLLDARYYATSHGNNNIMPGAPRTLRLTLSTGF